In Mucilaginibacter sp. KACC 22063, the genomic stretch CCGTTATTCTCCACGCTTAAGCGGAAAGCAGAAAGCGAAAAGCACAAAGCCCTTAAAAGCTTTAAGCTTTAGACTTTCAGCACATAAGCTTAAAAAAGTTCTTTGACATATTGGAAGAAGTAATTGAATAAACTGAGAAAACAACAGTAGAGGACAGTTACGAGTTGCGAGTTGACAGTTGGGTAGCAATACCGTTAACAGGAAACAGACAACAGATAACAAGAATCAAATAAAGACATACCATACCGAGCAAAAGCGGTATGCGTAGAAGAAAGTAAGAAAGGGCACACAGGGGATGCCTTGGCTCTCAGAGGCGAAGAAGGACGTGATAAGCTGCGATAAGCTCCGGGGATTTGCAAATAAGACTTAATCCGGAGATTTCCGAATGGGGAAACCTGATCATTTGAAGAATGATCGCAAATGCGCTAACCCGCTGAACTGAAACATCTAAGTAAGCGGAGGAAGAGAAAACAATAGTGATTTCCTGAGTAGTGGCGAGCGAAAGGGAAGGAGCCCAAACCAGTTATGTTACGGCATACCTGGGGTTGTAGGACCACGACATAGTACAATAAAATGAAGCTGAAGGGGGTGGGAAACCCCGCCAAAGAGCATGAGAGCTGCGTAAGCGTAAGTAATATTGACTTAGTGGGATCCTGAGTACTGCGAGGTCGGAGACGCCTTGTGGGAATCTGCCGGCACCATCCGGTAAGGCTAAATACTACTGAGAGACCGATAGTGAACTAGTACTGTGAAGGAAAGGTGAAAAGAACCCCGAACAGGGGAGTGAAATAGAACCTGAAACTGTGTGCTTACAAGCGGTCGGAGTCTGGCAACGGATGACGGCGTGCCTTTTGCATAATGAGCCTACGAGTTACTCTTCTCTGGCAAGGTTAAGTGTTTAAGGCACGAAGCCGAAGCGAAAGCGAGTCTGAATAGGGCGTGCAGTCAGAGGAGGTAGACGCGAAACCTTGTGATCTACCCATGACCAGGTTGAAGGTGCGGTAACACGTACTGGAGGACCGAACCGATAAGCGTTGAAAAGCTTCCGGATGAGTTGTGGGTAGGGGTGAAAGGCTAATCAAACTGGGAAATAGCTCGTACTCCCCGAAATGTTTTTAGGAACAGCGTGGCGGTAAAGTTATTAAGAGGTAGAGCTACTAATTGGGTGCGGGGGAGTCAAATCCTACCAAATCCAGATAAACTCCGAATGCTTGATAATATACGCTGCAGTGAGGCTCTGGGTGCTAAGGTCCAGGGCCGAGAGGGAAAGAACCCAGACCATCAGCTAAGGTCCCCAAATTACCATTAAGTTGAACTAACGAGGTCCGGCTGCACAGACAGCTAGGATGTTGGCTTGGAAGCAGCCATTCATTTAAAGAGTGCGTAACAGCTCACTAGTCGAGCGGCCGGGCATGGATAATAAACGGGCATTAAATGGTATACCGAAGCTATGGATTGTATGAATAATACACTGGTAGGGGAGCATTCTATCGCCGGCGAAGCAGTAGCGTAAGCTGCTGTGGAGGTTATAGAAAAGCAAATGTAGGCATAAGTAACGATAAGGCGGGAGAGAAACCCGCCCACCGAAAGACTAAGGTTTCCTGATCAACGCTAATCGGATCAGGGTTAGTCGGGGCCTAAGGATAATCCGGGTGGAGATTCCGATGGACAACTGGTTAATATTCCAGTACTTTTTATGACTGCGATGCAGTGACGGAGTAGTGACACATCCGCGTTCTGACGGAATAGAACGTTAAAGGCCGTAGGTATAGGACACATAGTAAAGTACGTGAGTTCTGCTGAAAGCTGATAGTACCGCAAACCTTCGGGGGAGTGGATAGTGATGGTAATCAGACTTCCAAGAAAACCTGCTAAGCTTCAGGTCATAAAAACCCGTACCGTAAACCGACACAGGTAGTCGAGGAGAGGATCCTAAGGTGCTCGAGTGAATCATGGCTAAGGAACTCGGCAAAATGGCCCTGTAACTTCGGGAGAAGGGGCGCTGCAGAAATGCAGCCGCAGTGAAAAGGCCCAGGCGACTGTTTAACAAAAACACATGGCTTTGCAAAATCGAAAGATGACGTATAAGGCCTGACACCTGCCCGGTGCCGGAAGGTTAAGAGGGGATGTTAGTCGCAAGGCGAAGCATTGAATCGAAGCCCCGGTAAACGGCGGCCGTAACTATAACGGTCCTAAGGTAGCGAAATTCCTTGTCGGGTAAGTTCCGACCTGCACGAATGGTGTAACGATCTGGGCGCTGTCTCAGCCATGAGCTCGGTGAAATTGTGGTATCGGTGAAGACGCCGGTTACCCGCAACGGGACGGAAAGACCCCATGCACCTTCACTACAACTTAACATTGATATCGGATACAGGATGTGTAGGATAGGTGGGAGACTGTGATCTGGCTTCGCTAGGAGTCAGTTAGTCAACGTTGAAATACCACCCTTTCTGTATTTGGTGTCTAACCCTGCAAAGCGGGGGACATTGTTTGGCGGGTAGTTTGACTGGGGTGGTCGCCTCCAAAAAGGTAACGGAGGCTTTCAAAGGTAAGCTCAGTACGCTTGGTAACCGTACGCGGAGTGCAATAGCAAAAGCTTGCTTGACAGTGAGGCAGACAAGCCGAGCTGGGTCGAAAGACGGATATAGTGATCCGGTGGTTCTGCATGGAAGGGCCATCGCTCAAAGGATAAAAGGTACGCTGGGGATAACAGGCTGATCTCCCCCAAGAGCTCATATCGACGGGGAGGTTTGGCACCTCGATGTCGGCTCGTCACATCCTGGGGCTGGAGAAGGTCCCAAGGGTTCGGCTGTTCGCCGATTAAAGTGGCACGCGAGCTGGGTTCAGAACGTCGCGAGACAGTTCGGTCCCTATCTGTTGTGGGCGTTGGAAGTTTGAGTGGGGCTGACCTTAGTACGAGAGGACCGGGTTGGACTAACCTCTGGTGAATCTGTTATGGCGCCAGCTGTACTGCAGAGTAGCTACGTTGGGAATAGATAAGCGCTGAAAGCATCTAAGTGCGAAACTAGCCACGAGATGAGACTTCCTTATAGGGTTGTGGTAGACTACCACGTTGATAGGTTACAGGTGTAAAGGTGGTGACATCATAGCCGAGTAATACTAATCGCCCGAAGCTTTCTTCGCAACAGATAAGTGGTGTGACCTTTCCGGTCACACCACCATCAAAACAACAAATAAGCTGTTGTTCTCTCAGCTTCAACTACTTCTTTCAATAATATGTCAAGTTAATGAGTCAGAAAAGTCAGCAAAGTCCGTAAGTCAGTCAATGACGAATGCACTAATGACCAATGACTAATAACTAAAAATATTCAGGTGCCTATATCGGCGGTGTCCACCTCTTCCCATTCCGAACAGAGAAGTTAAGCCCGCCAGAGCCGATGGTACTGCGGTAAAACGTGGAAGAGTAGGTCGGCGCCAACCTTTTTTAAAGCCCTTTCGGGCACTCAATGCCCCTAATCGGGCAGCAAAACTTAAAGCCTTGTTCCTAAAGAACAGGGCTTTTTTGCGTTTAAGCACTGGGGGAAAATGTTAGTTTCAAACTTCTCTGTATTCTCTGAGCACAAAAAAGCGCTTAAGGGCGCTTTATATCATGTATCTAACGTTTCTCTACTTTATCGTAAAAGCCGCCAAAGGAATTAGTTCTGACAGCTTCTTCCTTAAAAAAGTCTCCGGGGAAACCAAGGCTTATATTGCTGGCATTATCTAAACGTTTTAGTTGATCTGTGGATAGCGTTACATCTATCGTTCTTAAATTATCTTGTAACTGATCAACTTTAGTAGCACCGACTATTGGTATGCAGGAGAAGTTTTGCTGCATCATCCATTTTAAAGCCACATGGGCAGGTGTACAGTTTAATTCTTCAGCAATGGTCATTACCTCACGTGTAATGCGTTCGCTATTTTCATTACGTCTGTTGCTTTCAGCTTTTACCCGCCCTTGTTCCCCACGCAGATACTTACCAGTAAGTGCGCCGCCTGCCAATGGTGCCCATGGAGTAACCGTCATGCCGAAATGTTTAGCCATCGGGATTAGTTCCCGCTCTGGCGTGCGTTGTATAAGGCTATATTCTACCTGTAAAGCAATGAACTGGCTCCAACCCATAGGTTCTGCAAGTGTGTTCCCTTTTGCTACAACCCATGCCGGTGTATCGCTTATAGCCGCATAATTAACTTTTCCTTGTTTTATAAGGTCATCCAGCCCACGCAATACTTCGTCGATGGGTGTAATGTCATCCCAAATATGCAGGTACAACACATCTATAAAATCAGTCTTTAGTCGTTTAAGGCTTTGCTCAACGCTACGCATCATGTTTTTGCGATTGTTGCCAGATGCATTCGGGTTAGTCGCGTTATCTTTCAAAGTATATTTTGTTGCCACAACAAAATAGTCACGATCATGATTGCTTATATAATCACCGATTATCTTTTCACTGGTTCCTAACTTATAAATATTTGCCGTATCTATAAAGTTACCGCCAGCTTCAGTAAATTTATCCATGATGGCGAAGCTGGTTTCCTGGTCGGCACCCCAGCCGCCTTCTGTTCCAAAGCCCATTGTACCTAAACAAAGCTCTGAAACTTTAAGCCCAGAGCGTCCTAATAATTTGTATTGCATATGATAAAAACGTTTATCAATTATAGTGGTTTTATCGCAAGTGTTAAAAGGCCGTCAAACAATTGATTGTATACTCTTGTAATAAAATGTATGAAAATTATTAATACAACGAGGCCGGTATCATTAACAGAATTGAAACAGTTTCTTGATGAGAAGTTAAACCCACTGTTTCAAAAGCAAAGGCAGTTGGAATTAGCCTTCGATACGCGAATAAATGATGAGGGGGTAGAAATATATAACACCGGATTGTATGACGGCTTTCTGTTCAGATTTGAAATCAAGGGCACAGAAATGAACGTAATAAAATCCGAGCATTACACAGATGATGTAAATGTGCTAACGCTCGAAGATATTTTAAACAACCTGTTTCTCGAGTTTCCGGGAAGAGATCAAATCAAATATATCGGAGAAGAATCTTAGCTGTTGATCCAGGTAAACTTATACTCAAGCATCGGATTTTTCATACGATCGGCAACACGTAGTAAACGGTCTGGAAGCTTTACAATATAGTCCCTTGCTTTTTCACCGGCATCATTAAGATCAGGCATACTTTCGATATGCCATTCTTCAATCAGCTGTTTTAGGATGTCAACATAATCTATAGCAGTGTAGATACCGAGGCGTTGCGCTGCATCAGTAAAATGCCCAAATGTTTGGCCAATCTTTAAACCTACTTCACGAAGAAAGTGCGCAGGCATTACAATCTTTTTGCGCATCATATCTTCAAAAGCGATCATGGCCTCGCTTGGGTCAACTTCAAATATTTTTGATATAAATGCTTTATAGGCTTTGGCATGTCGTGCTTCGTCTGATGCAATTACACCACACATTTTTGCAAGTAGTGTATCGCCATATTTTTTAGCCTGAGCAGCAACACGCCTGTGCGAAACGTTGGTAGCCATTTCCTGGAAGGAAGTGTAAATAAAGTTTCGGTATGGATCTGTACCCGTGCCAATATCAAAGCCATCGGCAATAAGATATTGGGTAGATACTTCCATAGCGCGCATATCAACACGTCCTGAAAGATAAAGATATTTGTTAAGCAAATCCCCGTGACGATTTTCTTCAGCGCTCCAGTAGCGGGTCCATTTCATCCAACCACCGGCTTCATCTTTAGATACGCCTTCAACCATGGTTAACCATGATTCATAAGTTGGTAAAGCTTCTTCGGTAATGGTATCACCGATCAATACTGCAATAAGATCATAGGAGAGGCCTCGTGCACTATCCTGAAGTTCCTTTATTTCGTTAAAAAACGAGTCACGTGACGCATCAGGAAGCAGGTCGGCTGGTTGCCACATGTCTTCTACAGGCTTTAAAAACTCAAACATGTTTTCAAGCATGTATTTTTCAATATGCTTCATTACTTCGCTTCGCTGCTCGGCAAAAAATCTCATAATCTATAAACAGATTGTAAAAGTACTA encodes the following:
- a CDS encoding acyl-ACP desaturase translates to MRFFAEQRSEVMKHIEKYMLENMFEFLKPVEDMWQPADLLPDASRDSFFNEIKELQDSARGLSYDLIAVLIGDTITEEALPTYESWLTMVEGVSKDEAGGWMKWTRYWSAEENRHGDLLNKYLYLSGRVDMRAMEVSTQYLIADGFDIGTGTDPYRNFIYTSFQEMATNVSHRRVAAQAKKYGDTLLAKMCGVIASDEARHAKAYKAFISKIFEVDPSEAMIAFEDMMRKKIVMPAHFLREVGLKIGQTFGHFTDAAQRLGIYTAIDYVDILKQLIEEWHIESMPDLNDAGEKARDYIVKLPDRLLRVADRMKNPMLEYKFTWINS
- a CDS encoding aldo/keto reductase, whose protein sequence is MQYKLLGRSGLKVSELCLGTMGFGTEGGWGADQETSFAIMDKFTEAGGNFIDTANIYKLGTSEKIIGDYISNHDRDYFVVATKYTLKDNATNPNASGNNRKNMMRSVEQSLKRLKTDFIDVLYLHIWDDITPIDEVLRGLDDLIKQGKVNYAAISDTPAWVVAKGNTLAEPMGWSQFIALQVEYSLIQRTPERELIPMAKHFGMTVTPWAPLAGGALTGKYLRGEQGRVKAESNRRNENSERITREVMTIAEELNCTPAHVALKWMMQQNFSCIPIVGATKVDQLQDNLRTIDVTLSTDQLKRLDNASNISLGFPGDFFKEEAVRTNSFGGFYDKVEKR